In one window of Dokdonia sp. PRO95 DNA:
- a CDS encoding 1-deoxy-D-xylulose-5-phosphate synthase yields MPKRILDTIKTLSDLRLLTQEQLPQLAKELRRFIIDIIATKEGHLGASLGVVEITIALHYIFNTPEDNLIWDVGHQAYGHKILTGRKDIFHTNRQKGGISGFPNRMESVYDTFGTGHSSTSISAALGMAMAATLKGQKDRHHIAVIGDASIASGMAFEGLNHAGVTNANLLVILNDNAIGIDPSVGALKKYLTNVKKGTAREDNIFEALNFKYFGPVDGHDLPKLLETLETLKKVEGPKFLHVITTKGKGLALAEKEQITYHAPGKFDAITGIRAKKATIPEPPKYQDVFGHTIVELATLNKKIIGITPAMPTGSSLKYMIAAFPDRAFDVGIAEQHAVTLSAGMATEGMVVYCNIYSTFLQRAYDQIIHDVALQNLPVIFCLDRAGLVGQDGGTHQGVFDLAYLNCIPNLIIYAPSDEIALRNILYTAQLGLEHPIAIRYPRGRGIHIDWQLPFKKIEIGKGHCVQKGKKVAIISIGSILKNVLTAVERTKNECGVYDIGFLKPIDTDLLDVVFKTYKHIITIEDGSKTGGLGSVVGDYAFAKAYKGKLTVLGVPDAFIEHATVEEQYEEAGISVEAITSLLKNLA; encoded by the coding sequence ATGCCAAAGCGTATTCTTGATACTATAAAAACACTAAGCGATTTGCGCCTATTGACGCAAGAGCAACTACCCCAACTTGCCAAAGAGCTTCGTCGTTTTATTATTGATATAATCGCGACTAAGGAAGGACATCTAGGCGCTAGTCTAGGAGTTGTAGAAATTACAATTGCCCTACACTATATATTCAATACCCCAGAAGACAATCTTATCTGGGATGTGGGTCACCAAGCATATGGTCATAAAATACTAACGGGAAGAAAAGATATTTTCCATACTAACAGGCAAAAGGGTGGCATAAGTGGTTTTCCTAATCGTATGGAGAGTGTGTATGACACCTTTGGCACAGGTCACAGTAGCACTTCTATCTCTGCAGCTTTAGGCATGGCGATGGCTGCAACATTAAAAGGTCAAAAAGATAGACATCACATCGCAGTTATAGGAGATGCCTCTATAGCGAGCGGAATGGCTTTTGAAGGACTCAATCATGCCGGAGTCACTAATGCAAATTTGCTCGTCATTCTTAACGACAATGCCATAGGAATTGACCCAAGTGTGGGAGCTCTTAAAAAGTATCTAACCAACGTAAAAAAAGGTACCGCTAGAGAAGACAATATTTTTGAAGCGCTTAATTTTAAATATTTTGGCCCAGTAGACGGTCATGATTTACCTAAACTACTAGAAACCTTAGAAACCCTCAAAAAAGTAGAAGGCCCAAAATTCTTACATGTAATTACCACAAAAGGAAAGGGACTAGCCCTCGCCGAAAAGGAACAAATCACCTATCACGCTCCTGGGAAGTTTGATGCAATCACAGGAATTAGAGCCAAAAAAGCCACTATTCCAGAACCTCCTAAGTACCAAGATGTTTTTGGCCACACCATTGTGGAGCTCGCAACACTTAATAAAAAAATTATAGGCATTACACCTGCCATGCCTACAGGCAGCTCTCTCAAATATATGATTGCCGCCTTTCCAGATAGAGCGTTTGACGTAGGTATCGCAGAGCAGCATGCCGTAACGCTTTCGGCAGGAATGGCTACGGAAGGAATGGTGGTGTATTGCAACATCTACTCTACCTTTTTACAGAGGGCATACGATCAAATAATTCACGATGTAGCGCTGCAAAATCTACCTGTGATTTTTTGTTTAGATCGCGCTGGCCTCGTGGGGCAAGACGGCGGAACTCATCAAGGCGTCTTTGATCTAGCATATCTCAATTGTATTCCTAATCTCATTATATATGCTCCAAGTGATGAGATCGCGCTTCGCAATATTTTATATACGGCACAACTTGGATTAGAACATCCTATTGCCATACGATATCCACGTGGTCGCGGTATTCATATAGACTGGCAGCTACCTTTTAAAAAGATAGAAATAGGCAAAGGCCACTGTGTTCAAAAAGGTAAAAAAGTTGCTATTATAAGCATAGGAAGCATTTTAAAGAATGTTTTAACAGCGGTAGAACGAACTAAAAATGAATGCGGTGTGTATGATATTGGCTTTTTAAAACCAATTGATACTGACCTATTAGACGTGGTTTTTAAAACCTACAAGCATATCATTACTATTGAAGATGGCTCAAAAACAGGCGGACTGGGGAGTGTTGTGGGTGATTACGCTTTCGCGAAAGCGTACAAAGGCAAACTCACCGTACTAGGAGTACCAGACGCATTTATAGAGCATGCAACCGTTGAAGAGCAGTATGAAGAGGCAGGAATATCTGTAGAAGCAATTACTAGCCTTCTTAAAAATCTTGCATAA
- a CDS encoding nucleoside deaminase codes for MLEPYDDAYFMKKALQEAQTAFDQGEIPVGAVVVIDNMIIARAHNLTERLTDVTAHAEMQAITSASSFIGGKYLQQCTLYVTLEPCQMCAGALYWSQIGRIVYGAKDLRRGYDVMGTTLHPKTKVESGVLAQECESIMKRFFVDKRNLN; via the coding sequence ATGCTAGAACCTTATGATGATGCTTACTTTATGAAGAAGGCTTTGCAAGAAGCGCAAACTGCTTTTGATCAAGGTGAAATCCCTGTAGGTGCCGTAGTAGTAATTGATAACATGATTATTGCTAGAGCACATAACCTCACAGAGCGCTTAACAGATGTTACCGCGCATGCAGAGATGCAAGCAATCACGAGTGCCTCTAGTTTTATAGGTGGTAAATACCTTCAGCAATGTACATTGTATGTTACATTAGAGCCTTGCCAGATGTGCGCGGGTGCTCTCTACTGGAGTCAGATAGGTAGAATTGTTTATGGTGCAAAAGATTTGAGGCGTGGTTATGATGTGATGGGTACAACTTTGCATCCTAAGACAAAGGTAGAAAGTGGAGTGCTCGCACAAGAGTGTGAAAGTATTATGAAGCGCTTTTTTGTAGATAAGCGCAACCTTAACTAA
- a CDS encoding TIGR03915 family putative DNA repair protein → MGMIDQYIYDGTFEGFLTAVFEVYDRKPIRVKIVSERLVTVNFFDEEHTIYTDQIKSDRVWKGIEDKIGKKAGNLIYKAFLSEQSDREQVLLRIIKKGFKGENVTDNFADIDVLRLTNLVKIVGREKHRMDAFIRFRLTKDNVYFAEVEPDFDTLPLNAMHFKNRYADQKWLIYDRCRNYGIFYDLKTVNYVQLEISNDINSSLAAPFYFTHDEMHYQDLWKNYFKSTNIPSRKNMRLHLQHVPKRYWKYLSEKQP, encoded by the coding sequence ATGGGAATGATAGATCAATACATCTATGATGGAACTTTCGAAGGTTTTCTCACTGCAGTATTTGAAGTTTATGACCGCAAACCTATACGAGTGAAAATTGTAAGCGAGCGACTAGTCACCGTAAATTTCTTTGATGAAGAGCACACTATTTACACAGATCAAATAAAATCTGATCGCGTATGGAAAGGTATTGAAGATAAAATAGGAAAGAAGGCTGGAAATCTCATTTACAAAGCATTTTTAAGTGAGCAATCAGATAGAGAGCAGGTACTTTTACGTATCATTAAAAAAGGATTTAAAGGTGAAAATGTCACTGATAATTTTGCCGATATCGACGTTTTGAGACTTACCAACTTGGTTAAAATTGTAGGTCGCGAGAAACATAGAATGGACGCTTTTATAAGGTTTAGACTCACTAAAGACAACGTTTATTTTGCAGAGGTCGAACCAGATTTTGACACACTACCACTCAATGCCATGCACTTTAAAAATAGATATGCAGATCAAAAATGGCTCATCTATGATCGCTGTAGAAATTATGGTATTTTCTATGATTTAAAGACCGTAAACTACGTACAACTTGAAATTTCAAATGATATTAATAGTAGTCTTGCTGCGCCATTTTACTTCACCCATGATGAAATGCATTATCAAGACTTATGGAAAAACTATTTTAAAAGCACCAATATTCCGTCTCGTAAAAACATGAGATTACACTTACAACATGTGCCTAAGAGATACTGGAAGTATTTAAGTGAGAAGCAGCCTTAA
- a CDS encoding putative DNA modification/repair radical SAM protein → MNFERIKEKLNILADAAKYDVSCSSSGSKRTNKNKGLGDSSGMGICHTYTEDGRCVSLLKILLTNHCIFDCAYCVTRKSNDVKRAAFKVQEVVDLTINFYRRNYIEGLFLSSGIFKNADYTMERLVLVAKKLRLEENFNGYIHLKSIPGASDELMREAGLYADRLSVNIEIPTEQGLKLLAPDKKREDFIKPMRKVKNEIIQYKSEKKIIKSTPIYAPAGQSTQMIIGATGETDAQIMYTSAYFYKEFQMKRVYYSGYIPISHDERLPSIGTDVPMLRENRLYQTDWLLRFYGFSIQELLNKEHPNLETDIDPKLSWALRNLQHFPVDVNHADRRLLARIPGVGMRSVDKIINARRYRKLGWEHLKAIGISMNRAQYFLVCASSQFETKDRTAAQLKSLIMGNSASKWRGAYSSQLNLFESNANVTVS, encoded by the coding sequence ATGAATTTTGAACGTATTAAAGAAAAGCTCAACATCCTCGCAGATGCTGCAAAATATGATGTGTCTTGCTCTTCTAGCGGCAGTAAGCGTACAAATAAAAATAAAGGCCTAGGAGATTCTAGTGGGATGGGAATTTGCCATACCTATACAGAAGATGGACGATGTGTATCGTTATTGAAAATCTTACTTACTAATCATTGTATTTTTGACTGTGCATATTGCGTCACTCGTAAAAGTAATGATGTAAAACGTGCCGCTTTCAAAGTGCAAGAGGTAGTGGATCTCACCATCAACTTTTACCGTAGAAATTATATTGAAGGCCTATTTTTAAGTAGTGGTATTTTTAAAAATGCCGACTATACGATGGAGCGTCTCGTTCTTGTTGCTAAGAAACTACGTCTTGAGGAAAATTTTAATGGTTACATCCATCTCAAATCTATACCTGGAGCAAGCGACGAGTTAATGAGAGAAGCAGGACTTTATGCCGATAGACTTTCTGTGAATATTGAAATTCCCACCGAGCAAGGTCTCAAATTACTTGCTCCAGATAAAAAGCGCGAAGACTTTATCAAGCCTATGCGTAAAGTGAAAAATGAGATCATTCAATACAAAAGCGAGAAGAAGATTATAAAAAGTACTCCTATATATGCACCCGCTGGACAAAGCACCCAAATGATTATAGGTGCTACGGGCGAGACAGATGCACAGATCATGTACACAAGCGCATACTTTTATAAAGAATTCCAGATGAAAAGGGTGTACTACTCTGGATACATCCCTATAAGTCATGACGAGCGATTACCTTCTATAGGTACAGATGTGCCTATGTTACGAGAAAATAGATTGTATCAAACTGACTGGCTATTGCGTTTTTATGGATTTAGCATACAAGAGTTGCTTAACAAAGAGCATCCTAATCTTGAAACAGATATCGACCCAAAATTAAGTTGGGCACTACGCAACTTACAGCACTTCCCTGTAGATGTAAATCATGCAGACCGCAGATTGCTCGCTCGCATTCCTGGTGTAGGAATGCGCTCTGTAGATAAAATTATCAATGCTCGTAGATATAGAAAACTAGGTTGGGAACATCTCAAAGCCATAGGTATCTCTATGAATCGCGCTCAGTATTTTCTCGTTTGCGCTTCTTCACAATTTGAAACAAAAGACCGCACCGCTGCACAACTTAAAAGTTTAATCATGGGAAACTCTGCTAGCAAATGGAGAGGTGCTTATAGCAGCCAGCTTAACCTTTTTGAATCTAATGCAAATGTAACTGTGTCGTAA
- a CDS encoding carbon-nitrogen hydrolase family protein, protein MSQPNHLKVALAQIAPVWGNREETINKKKIAIQEAAENEAELIVFGEGLLPGYPYWLSLTDGAAWDTKVVKELHAHYARNAVDIERGDLDKICALSKHFNIAIYLGIIEKPMDRGGASLYCSLVYINQNGEIQSVHRKLQPTYDERLTWAPGDGHGLKVHPLKQFTVGGLNCWENWMPLPRAAMYAQGENLHIAVWPGSDYNTKDITRFIARESRSYVISVSSRMAIATDFPEDTPHLNEILKRAPERSSNGGSCIAGPDGEFILPPDIETEGNIYHTLDFNRVYEERQNFDPSGHYSRPDVTKLTVNRERQSTVTFND, encoded by the coding sequence ATGTCACAGCCTAACCATTTAAAAGTTGCTCTTGCTCAAATTGCTCCCGTCTGGGGGAATAGAGAAGAGACCATCAATAAAAAAAAAATCGCCATACAAGAAGCTGCCGAAAATGAGGCGGAACTCATTGTCTTTGGAGAGGGCTTGTTGCCTGGATATCCATATTGGTTATCACTTACAGATGGTGCGGCATGGGATACAAAAGTGGTGAAGGAATTACATGCGCACTACGCAAGAAATGCAGTTGATATAGAACGAGGCGATCTAGATAAAATATGTGCATTATCGAAACATTTCAATATTGCAATATATCTTGGAATTATAGAAAAACCAATGGATAGAGGAGGGGCAAGTTTATATTGTTCCTTAGTGTATATCAATCAAAATGGAGAAATACAGTCTGTACATCGCAAATTGCAGCCTACCTATGACGAGCGATTAACTTGGGCGCCAGGAGATGGTCACGGTCTAAAAGTGCATCCTCTTAAACAATTTACAGTAGGTGGTCTCAATTGCTGGGAGAACTGGATGCCATTGCCACGTGCGGCTATGTATGCACAAGGCGAAAATTTACATATAGCCGTATGGCCAGGAAGTGATTACAACACGAAAGATATCACACGATTTATTGCCAGGGAATCTCGTAGTTATGTAATCTCTGTGTCTAGTAGAATGGCAATCGCTACAGACTTTCCTGAAGATACCCCTCACTTGAATGAAATTTTAAAACGCGCTCCAGAGCGTTCATCAAATGGTGGTTCTTGCATTGCAGGACCAGATGGCGAATTCATCTTACCTCCAGACATCGAAACAGAAGGTAATATATATCATACCTTAGATTTTAATAGAGTGTATGAGGAACGTCAAAATTTTGATCCTTCTGGGCATTATTCTCGTCCAGACGTAACAAAGCTCACAGTTAACAGAGAACGTCAAAGCACGGTAACCTTTAATGATTAA
- a CDS encoding biopolymer transporter ExbD: protein MRRRTTPEVNAGSMADIAFLLLIFFLVTTTIEKDKGIARQLPPAIKDNTEVLIKNKNLFEIIVNADNMLLVENERVPLEDLRQLTIDFLDNGGTPSDQDGYCDYCKGSRDLLSSDNPQKAVISISPDRLTNYDTYISVQNEISSAYEFLRNREAQRLFGIEFTTTDKSIKNGTYKGDVTKRKAQIKQVRTMFPMLISEAETSKELRI, encoded by the coding sequence ATGAGAAGACGCACTACTCCCGAAGTAAATGCAGGATCTATGGCAGACATTGCCTTCCTTTTGCTTATTTTTTTCTTGGTTACCACAACTATAGAAAAAGACAAAGGCATCGCACGGCAACTCCCGCCAGCGATTAAAGACAACACCGAAGTTCTTATCAAAAACAAGAACCTCTTTGAAATTATTGTGAACGCAGATAATATGCTGCTGGTAGAAAATGAACGTGTACCGCTTGAAGATTTGAGGCAATTAACCATTGACTTTCTTGACAATGGCGGCACTCCATCAGATCAAGATGGATATTGTGATTACTGTAAAGGCAGTAGAGATCTACTCTCGTCAGATAATCCTCAGAAAGCTGTAATCTCTATTTCGCCAGATAGACTTACAAACTACGATACATATATCTCGGTACAGAATGAAATATCAAGTGCTTATGAGTTTTTAAGAAATAGAGAAGCACAACGATTATTTGGCATTGAGTTTACTACCACTGATAAGTCTATAAAGAATGGTACTTACAAAGGAGATGTAACAAAAAGAAAGGCTCAAATAAAACAAGTTCGAACCATGTTCCCTATGCTTATCTCAGAAGCAGAGACTTCAAAAGAGTTAAGGATTTAA
- a CDS encoding pseudouridine synthase translates to MSRGADNRGKGKPSGRSGAGGKQKSGSRGTQPVRKQASRPGGKPKDKAFDAPKRQAPRKKDDGTMRLNKYIANSGVCSRREADMYISIGQVTVNGKVINEMGYQVRLEDDVRFDGRRINPEAKAYVLLNKPKGFATTTSNDKGNTVMDLVAGSTKSRIQPIGRLGRNAMGLLLFTNDDELVQKFTNSKKGVDKLYHVELSNNLKGADIERINEGLKIDGKTITVDEISYVDGAPKKEVGLRIRNTGNSVIRTIFEHLNYEVVRVDCVTIAGLTKKDLPRGHWRHLTKQEVVNLKNG, encoded by the coding sequence ATGAGCAGAGGAGCAGATAATAGAGGAAAAGGAAAACCATCTGGGCGTAGTGGCGCTGGCGGAAAGCAAAAGAGTGGTTCGAGAGGGACACAACCCGTGCGTAAACAAGCATCTAGACCAGGAGGAAAACCTAAGGATAAAGCCTTTGATGCACCAAAAAGACAAGCGCCTAGAAAGAAGGATGATGGAACGATGCGCCTTAATAAGTATATAGCAAACTCAGGTGTTTGTTCTCGTCGTGAGGCAGATATGTACATTTCTATAGGTCAGGTTACCGTAAATGGTAAGGTGATTAATGAGATGGGGTACCAAGTAAGACTAGAGGATGATGTTCGTTTTGATGGACGTCGTATCAACCCTGAAGCAAAAGCTTATGTGTTGCTTAATAAGCCTAAAGGCTTTGCAACTACTACGAGTAATGATAAAGGAAATACTGTAATGGATCTCGTAGCTGGTTCTACTAAATCTCGTATACAACCTATAGGTAGATTAGGACGTAATGCGATGGGATTATTACTTTTTACTAATGATGATGAGCTTGTACAGAAATTTACAAATTCTAAAAAAGGAGTAGATAAGTTATACCACGTAGAGCTTTCTAACAACTTGAAAGGAGCCGATATTGAGCGTATCAATGAAGGTCTTAAAATTGATGGTAAAACCATAACTGTAGATGAGATAAGCTATGTAGATGGAGCGCCAAAAAAGGAAGTAGGTCTTCGTATTAGAAATACGGGTAACAGTGTAATACGCACTATTTTTGAACACCTTAACTATGAGGTGGTACGTGTAGATTGTGTTACTATTGCTGGACTCACAAAGAAAGATTTACCTAGAGGTCACTGGAGACACTTAACTAAACAAGAGGTTGTAAATCTTAAAAACGGATAA
- a CDS encoding glycosyltransferase family 2 protein has translation MEYRLTIVVPVYNEEDNLARVESEFVAYFQTATAKSKVLFVNDGSKDTSLDIIKEICARNTDFEYIAFTENCGLSAAIKAGFDHADTELVGYIDSDLQTSPEDFNVLIKEIGPYDLVTGVRADRKDKFVKNMSSKIANGIRRSFTHDGMDDTGCPLKIIKTEYAQRIPMFKGLHRFLPAMILLQHGKVKQVPVRHFPRIAGEAKFGVWNRLVGPLMDCFAYLWMKKKYINYKVGSTSRG, from the coding sequence ATGGAGTATCGTCTTACCATCGTAGTCCCAGTTTATAATGAAGAAGATAACCTCGCAAGGGTAGAGTCTGAATTTGTAGCTTATTTTCAAACAGCTACAGCAAAGAGTAAGGTGCTCTTTGTAAACGATGGTTCTAAGGATACCAGTCTTGATATCATCAAGGAGATTTGCGCTAGAAATACTGACTTTGAGTATATCGCATTTACAGAAAATTGCGGACTAAGTGCCGCAATTAAAGCCGGATTTGATCACGCAGATACAGAACTCGTAGGTTATATAGATAGTGACTTACAGACGTCTCCAGAAGATTTTAATGTGCTTATTAAAGAAATAGGACCCTATGATCTTGTGACTGGCGTGCGTGCAGATCGTAAGGATAAGTTTGTAAAAAACATGTCTTCTAAGATCGCAAATGGGATACGCCGTTCGTTTACACATGATGGGATGGATGACACTGGTTGTCCGCTTAAAATTATAAAAACAGAGTACGCCCAGCGCATACCTATGTTTAAAGGTCTACACCGTTTTCTTCCTGCAATGATTTTATTGCAACATGGGAAAGTAAAACAAGTACCTGTAAGACACTTCCCGCGTATTGCTGGGGAGGCAAAATTTGGCGTTTGGAATAGATTAGTGGGTCCTCTTATGGATTGCTTTGCTTACCTCTGGATGAAGAAGAAGTACATCAATTATAAAGTAGGTAGTACAAGCCGTGGATAG
- a CDS encoding lipid-A-disaccharide synthase N-terminal domain-containing protein: MDSLSLLAVLAQLLFGGRMLSQWLLSEKRKKVVTPLTFWWLSLSGSFVLFIYGYFRTDFPLMLGQVLGYIIYIRNLQIQKQWKLLPKWSQFLIIAIPIGIIAYGWNNGKFDLAALFSKEEMSTWLLTLGIVAQVLFTLRFVYQWFHAEKNKEATLPLGFWLFSFTGGLLSLLYFLYRVDYVMVLSYGLGTFIYARNIYLHYKSQKA; the protein is encoded by the coding sequence GTGGATAGTCTGTCGCTACTTGCCGTACTTGCGCAGCTTCTCTTTGGAGGGCGTATGTTATCGCAGTGGTTACTTTCAGAAAAGAGAAAAAAAGTAGTTACGCCACTCACTTTCTGGTGGCTTAGTCTTTCTGGATCCTTCGTGCTTTTTATTTATGGTTATTTTCGCACAGACTTCCCACTTATGCTGGGTCAGGTGCTGGGATATATCATTTACATAAGAAATTTACAAATCCAAAAGCAGTGGAAATTGTTACCCAAATGGTCTCAGTTTTTAATCATTGCTATTCCTATCGGGATTATTGCATACGGTTGGAATAATGGAAAATTTGACCTCGCAGCATTGTTCTCAAAAGAGGAGATGAGCACCTGGTTACTTACTCTTGGAATCGTAGCACAAGTATTATTTACACTTCGTTTTGTGTACCAGTGGTTTCATGCAGAAAAGAATAAAGAAGCAACACTACCTCTTGGGTTCTGGTTGTTTTCTTTTACGGGAGGACTTCTCTCGTTGCTGTATTTCTTATACCGTGTAGATTATGTAATGGTGCTCTCTTATGGGTTAGGAACCTTTATCTACGCACGCAATATTTATCTTCATTATAAATCTCAAAAGGCTTGA
- a CDS encoding glycosyltransferase family 39 protein, whose amino-acid sequence MITLIEKRPILTIIIVVGVLLLPFLGVLEVTIMEARNFVTAREMLVDGNWMLTTMNGEPRYEKPPLPTWLTAISAWFFGVNSVWSMRFPVVLMVMLLGSMIYTLSRKLALTKRNSFINALVSITTLYVILIVFEAPWDIYAHAFMLTAIYCIFKGLSEDTSRGNISTWLIAAICIGASVLSKGPVSLYVLFLPFLIAYLLVYRSETERRKWLPVVLVLLGGLLLGFSWYGYVRAVDPETFAAIASKETGNWTSYNVRPFYYYWSFFVQSGLWTIPAFISLLYPYLKTRVSNRKVYRFTFLWTVIAVILLSIIPEKKSRYLMPVLIPLAMNVGFYVTYLVKRFSELKDRKEIVPVYFNLGLLFLIFIAAPLVLIYLAVMNTIAVDVIAVIAFLLVFIIAIYIMRALLRKDIYHVFLLIVLAVICTAIGSLDVLKNNVFNDDYSPFNDEVLESSTSLYSFEMGAPEVFWEAGKKIIMIDSLEPVMEDESFYLLLCSDCETILAEKFNEYQATYVQDFDFNYNARGSRAYKGRKSGKVYEMILTKK is encoded by the coding sequence TTGATCACACTCATAGAAAAGCGGCCCATTCTCACAATCATTATCGTGGTTGGAGTTTTATTATTGCCTTTTCTTGGTGTGCTAGAAGTGACCATTATGGAAGCTCGTAACTTTGTTACAGCTAGAGAAATGCTTGTAGATGGTAACTGGATGCTCACCACCATGAATGGTGAGCCACGTTATGAAAAACCTCCTTTACCTACCTGGTTAACGGCAATTTCGGCTTGGTTTTTTGGTGTAAATAGTGTCTGGTCAATGCGTTTTCCAGTCGTATTAATGGTGATGTTGCTAGGAAGTATGATATATACGCTTTCGCGAAAGCTTGCACTTACAAAAAGAAATAGTTTTATTAACGCACTCGTAAGTATAACGACATTATATGTTATTCTTATAGTTTTTGAAGCGCCATGGGATATATATGCACATGCATTTATGCTTACGGCAATTTATTGCATTTTTAAGGGATTGAGTGAAGATACATCACGCGGGAATATATCGACTTGGCTCATCGCTGCTATATGTATAGGAGCTTCTGTGTTGAGCAAAGGCCCCGTTTCTTTATACGTATTGTTCTTGCCATTTCTGATTGCTTATCTCTTAGTGTATAGAAGCGAAACAGAACGAAGAAAGTGGTTGCCAGTAGTGCTCGTTTTGCTAGGAGGATTACTCTTAGGGTTTAGTTGGTACGGCTATGTACGTGCTGTAGATCCAGAAACCTTTGCAGCGATAGCATCGAAAGAAACTGGAAACTGGACGAGTTATAATGTGAGGCCTTTTTATTACTACTGGAGCTTCTTTGTGCAAAGCGGATTATGGACAATTCCAGCCTTCATAAGTCTATTATACCCTTATCTGAAGACTAGGGTTTCTAATAGAAAAGTATATCGTTTTACATTTTTGTGGACTGTGATTGCTGTCATTTTACTATCAATTATTCCTGAGAAAAAGTCTCGATACCTCATGCCTGTGCTTATACCACTAGCCATGAATGTTGGGTTTTATGTGACTTATCTCGTGAAACGTTTCAGCGAATTAAAAGATAGAAAAGAGATTGTTCCCGTGTATTTCAATTTGGGCTTATTGTTTTTAATATTTATAGCTGCACCTCTAGTATTAATATATCTAGCAGTAATGAACACAATAGCAGTAGATGTTATTGCTGTAATCGCTTTCTTGTTAGTTTTTATAATTGCAATTTATATTATGCGTGCTTTGCTGCGTAAAGATATATACCACGTTTTTCTGCTTATTGTACTTGCTGTTATTTGCACGGCGATAGGAAGTCTAGATGTTCTAAAAAATAACGTCTTTAATGATGATTATAGTCCTTTTAATGATGAGGTGCTAGAAAGTAGCACATCACTGTACAGTTTTGAAATGGGCGCTCCTGAGGTGTTCTGGGAAGCTGGGAAGAAGATCATTATGATTGACTCTTTAGAACCCGTAATGGAGGACGAGAGCTTCTACTTGTTATTGTGTTCAGATTGTGAAACTATTCTTGCAGAAAAGTTTAATGAATATCAAGCAACGTATGTTCAAGACTTTGATTTTAATTATAACGCAAGAGGCAGTAGAGCTTATAAAGGTAGGAAGTCTGGAAAAGTATATGAAATGATACTCACCAAAAAGTAA